The following proteins are encoded in a genomic region of Drosophila miranda strain MSH22 chromosome 4, D.miranda_PacBio2.1, whole genome shotgun sequence:
- the LOC108161691 gene encoding cylicin-2, giving the protein MWPSWHGISLLGLLVAAALALHRTPDQAMAITSPLVGQDLVDFQPYFQEQDQLVAASKKHEEHEEGGEEESGEEQHSEHFKKHGGKSKKEHKHGEKSEKGEKGHHDKEGKKGEHSEEEGHEKKHKQSESHHKKKKKGEKGEKGSEFEDHGSYKKGHSIKGKHNVHKLNEDKKEKKYYDEDHVEGGEEKHGGFEEAKKHKKGSSHKKGEHKKGGHEEHHGKKGHSKKGHKKKGHKGHKKKHEDSKKWGHKKEQGKKGGAEHKKKWHKSSKKSSEHDHGHH; this is encoded by the coding sequence ATGTGGCCGTCGTGGCACGGAATATCCCTGCTGGGGCTTCTGGTGGCAGCCGCTTTGGCTCTGCACCGCACCCCGGACCAGGCCATGGCCATAACCTCTCCTCTGGTGGGGCAGGACTTGGTCGACTTTCAGCCCTATTTCCAGGAACAGGATCAACTGGTGGCCGCCTCCAAGAAGCACGAGGAGCACGAAGAGGGCGGCGAGGAGGAGTCCGGCGAGGAGCAGCATAGCGAGCACTTCAAGAAGCACGGTGGCAAGAGCAAGAAGGAACACAAGCACGGCGAAAAGTCGGAGAAGGGGGAGAAGGGCCACCACGACAAGGAGGGCAAGAAAGGCGAGCACAGCGAGGAGGAGGGCCACGAGAAGAAGCACAAGCAGTCGGAGTCCCACcacaagaagaagaagaagggcGAGAAGGGGGAGAAGGGCAGCGAGTTCGAGGATCACGGCTCCTACAAAAAGGGCCACTCCATCAAGGGCAAGCACAACGTCCACAAGCTCAACGAGGACAAGAAGGAGAAGAAGTACTACGACGAGGATCATGTGGAGGGCGGCGAGGAAAAGCATGGCGGCTTCGAGGAGGCCAAGAAGCACAAGAAGGGCAGTAGCCACAAGAAAGGGGAGCACAAGAAGGGCGGCCACGAGGAGCACCACGGCAAGAAGGGGCACTCCAAGAAGGGACACAAGAAGAAGGGCCACAAGGGCCACAAGAAGAAGCACGAGGACTCCAAGAAATGGGGCCACAAAAAGGAGCAGGGCAAGAAGGGCGGCGCCGAGCACAAGAAGAAGTGGCACAAGTCCTCCAAGAAAAGCAGCGAACACGATCATGGACATCACTGA